The following DNA comes from Musa acuminata AAA Group cultivar baxijiao chromosome BXJ1-4, Cavendish_Baxijiao_AAA, whole genome shotgun sequence.
ATCAAATAATGCAACTAGTTGAAATTCATTAAGGACAATAAAAGACAACTGATAAGAATTCTGGTAGATGTTACTGACATCCATGAATCAACTTTGGATTACCAATCATTGTTGCAGGGAGATGACATGATAACACCTGTAGAAGTATAGATAACCAGATTATTGTCGCAGAACATGATGCAGCAGGAAGGTGCTCACTGCATTAAACACACCAACCAATTGTTATCCAGTGGATGAATGACTCTCAGATATCTATCTAGTAATGGAACTCTGGGAATGGTACCAAAAGGAGTATGTCCTTACACTGGATTGGCAATAAGTATCAATAATTGCTCTACATTATTGTCATGGATGGACAATAAAAGCTCAGCAAGAGAAAAGAAGTGTAGGACAACTCTCGTGCCAATCTGAGACTCAATTTTTTTTCAGAAAAAGCTAAATGTAGCTTGTCTTCCCACCCATGGGTGGTCCTTGAGTCCTGATTTTTATTCTCAATGAGTTAATGTCATCAATATTGCTCCATGTGAGCAACCTGCAAGTTGCATGTACACAATCATTCATCTTAAAATGCCATAGCTAAAAACCAGAATCTATTTCATAAAGTAGCATGACCTTCTGATTCTCTTGCTCAGTGATAGACAGTTTATGCCTGGTGTCGTAAAAATGCTGATGGCAGTATCTTGCAAGCTTGTGCAACTGTTTTGACCATTTTATGCATCTCACTTCTTCCTTCTCAAAAGATGTACTACTTCTTGTCTTCTACCAAGCTAATTCATATGGGGCAAGAATCAAGCATTGTCAATAGTTGGTAAACTGAAACTGTGGAGAATAGGAAACTCAGATTGGACATGGTTGTATCTCTTTTTGTCCACTACTGTTGTCAGGGACCATTGTTCATAATTTAGGCCTTGGAGACAAAACCACTCATTGCAAGGAAACATAAGTTCATTATTGTCTAAACTGTTTTTGGACCAGATAAGCAAAATGCCAAAAGAAGTACAGGGACATAATATGACAAGACAAGAACTGAGTCTGGACCTCTTTTGGTCCACCTGTGGACCCACAATAAGTCACTAGTAAGGCTTTTTATTTCTCACTCCTACTCCTGTAGTGTAATCTCCTACATCTCTCCTATCCTTATTAAGCAACAATTGACCATTAACTTGGTGTTTCTACAGGTCTCACCTAAGCAAAATGTAGCAAGGATTGGAGCACAAGTCAAGTATGATCAGATTGGAGGTAACTATATTATTGCAATATGAGGGAATTCAGCTCTCAAAACTTAAAGATTTTTCAGCAAATCAAATAACAAGCATCAACAGCCAATCAAACAGTTTTCAAGAAAATACCAGACAGGAGAATAGATTTAAttgcagaaaaagaaaaggaataaatCCTTGAAACTTGTTCAGCTAACAACAAAGTGGTCAATGACAGATACATCAGAATAGTTCTGCTCATTGTAACTTGCACAGTTTGCAAGGAAAAGTGATGATCTCCTTAATATcagtaataattttattttgaattatttattatACAATAAATTTCCCAATCCGATGCTGTGGTGTAGTGGTTATCACGTTAGTCTTACACACTAAAGGTCCCCAGTTCGATCCTGGGCAGCATCACATTTTTTTGTAATTAAGACAAAATGAGTTGACTCTCTCTTCAGTTCCAGGGTTgactttttccttttctttatttttttccttgcacatgtttcttttctcttttttgttttgaTTTGGATTTGTTTGTAATCTTACTTCTTCCTTttattatttttggactttcctttttttcctttctaCACAATCTTAGTTTTACAAAAGAATAGACTGTCTTTCTTCATCTGCAGAGTTGACTTTATCATGGTAATTTTGCCTGCAtaggtttctttttcttttcttttgtaattttaattttcattcTAAAATTGTGGTTTTTGTGGTTATTGTTTCTTTTTAATGTTTTAACTTACGAGAGTTGACTTTACAGCCGCTGCTTCTTTTACTTTCCTTAATAAAACTGTGATGTATTCATTTTGCTTCCTACTTTTGACTTTTTGCAATCTTCTTTCTTCTGTTCATTTTGCTTGGACTTCCTATTTTCCCTTTTCTACACAtgcttaattttataatatttgttcTTTTGTTTCTGACTTTTGAGAGTTGACTTATCTCTTTTTGTCTGCATAGGTTTTTTATTACCTTAAGAGTTGACTAACAAACCACTTGTATGTTTGATGGCCTtggaacaagagagagagagagagggtggcaAATGGGCTTAATCTTACATAAGGAAAGCCTGTTGGACCCATTTTAAGGCCCATTGCTAAATGGTGGCTTAATCTTCTCCTCCACATAGATGACTATAAATTTGCTTCATATAGGaccataaatcatatttatctgaTTCAAGGATGACTTATATGAGCTCAACTTTTTTGAATCGATCGATCATCGACACGATTTATCGAGTCGAGAATTCTTCAcaagaatataataaaatttgacTAAATATGATTTAACtctagagaagaaaaaaaatacaatttGATTCAGACACTTTAAAAGTACGAATTGTTCTTAGACTCACTGCTCACAAGGCTGGCCCGTCTCATAAAAGGTCAATGAGGGTGGACAGTTCATGAATCAAAGGAGGAAGACTTTAGATGAAAAGTCAGATCTTTTAGGGTTTTGCACCATGAGATGATGACTTCTGCCAGCATGAGATTACAGCGTTCCCACCAGCCACAATTGTAGACCACAATAGAGCTTCGTTTCATCCAAATTTCCAAGAATGAACCACGACATCATAAATAAGGATACTATGACATATGTTTAGTCATGGTTGATGGCACTAAAAAGTCAACCCAAAGGTTTCATAGGATGTATTGATAGCAAAGTCCAAACTAGATTACGGTAGCTAAATAAAATACTAACTAAAAATATTACCTAAAGCAAATAAATCTTTGATAACCACaagtattttaattttattgattTCTTTATTTCGTACCTTCATATAAGCAAACAATATAGTTGACTCATAAACACGATGAGAGTTAGTAAGTTTTAATTTCTTGGGCAAGGAGTTGTTCgagtaattttgaatgataatttgagacataatttttttattaagtaataaatatttttttataaaaaataaatcttttgtaaTGATATATAATTGCAATAAGAGTTTACACGAGAATGACACAATCTTTTTCTACTCAAAATTAATTAGATAGGTAAATCTAATTAAGTATGGATTTATATACACAAAGAGagattataaaatatgataattatataatttttttaatcaataataaatataaaactaaataatttcataatatagGAGATCATGTTGAGTTCATGATCTTCATTATTGATATAATcacgataatatattatcatatttttatgatttaaaatcataataatataatatcaaaatattaagaggatcatgataattttattataatttatctttaataatattttcCTTAATAAATGTGCTTCATTTACCACCATACAAGTGTGAGTAAGTTCAAATTCTTTAGTTTAGTTCTTTATTGGATGAAAACTTCGACCTTCTCATTACGTTTGACTATTATTGTGTAAACAACACAATAATAGTGTGTTTAAATAAGCCATAATTTTCTTATCTGAACTCGTTCTATGATCAATTTAAGAAACGCTCAAAAACTCAGTTTAAATCGATCAAAAATCTGACCCTCTAACTTTCCGATCTTTTCCGAGTTTGACTTTGGTGCTGTGGCATGAGAAGTCAAAGGACGGCGAATATGTGAAGTCTTCGTTGCAGCCGTCCGGCTGTCGGTTTTCATCTGATATCACACGAATCGGACGGCGCAGAATCTCCCGCAAGCAAGAGAGAGCCATGTCTGCGACATCTCCTCTTTATATACACTGCACTCACAGAGGGAATGCAGTGCCTTCTTGACCGAGCCTTGCCTCCCCTTCACGATTGCTCCGCAGGGAAGTGGGGGAGGACAGGGGAGATGGGGAGAGCTCCGTGCTGCGACAAGGCGAAGGTGAAGAGAGGCCCGTGGTCGCCGGAGGAAGACGCCGCCCTCAAGAGCTACATCCAATGCCATGGCGCCGTTGGCAACTGGATCGCTTTGCCCCACAAAGCAGGTCATTGGTCTttgctcctcctccttcttcttcttcttcttcttcttcttcttcttcttcttcttcttcttcttgacagAGATCTCTCTGCTGTTTCACTGCAGGCCTCAAGCGTTGCGGGAAGAGCTGCCGGTTAAGGTGGCTCAATTACCTCCGGCCAGACATCAAGCATGGAGGCTTCACGGAGGAAGAGGATAGCATCATTTGCACTCTCTATCATAGACTTGGAAGCAGGTTTTGCAGCTTTCTTCAACCACATACAAGCTTAATTGATTTGTTAGTTGAGATTTCCTTCATGGTTCGAATCAGGTGGTCTGTCATTGCTTCCCATCTTCCTGGAAGAACCGACAACGATgtgaagaactactggaacaccaaGCTCAAGAAGAAGCTGATGGCAAGGCGCCCATGTCTTCCCACCACCACTACCTCTGACTCCAAAAGTCCACCATTGATTGGGATGCCT
Coding sequences within:
- the LOC135672550 gene encoding transcription factor MYB36-like, encoding MQCLLDRALPPLHDCSAGKWGRTGEMGRAPCCDKAKVKRGPWSPEEDAALKSYIQCHGAVGNWIALPHKAGLKRCGKSCRLRWLNYLRPDIKHGGFTEEEDSIICTLYHRLGSRWSVIASHLPGRTDNDVKNYWNTKLKKKLMARRPCLPTTTTSDSKSPPLIGMPLHPNDGLSQQSKKLYSDEEFSASSSSITAQHSSSFLNWSTGGAESSDLFLSELGFGDAGDFLSSYGYQERLGEEIPSYFSDPSQGMYQSLTYSLQSHAIHEV